CGTAGAAGCAGTAGAACTTATTGGCGACCTCGCACCTGATGTCGTTTTAATGGATGTTCAGATGCCCAACAAGTCGGGTATTGAGGCCACAAGAGAAATCATGCTGCAGCATCCTCGCACGAAGGTATTGATTCTTACCACCTTTGATAACCACAATTATGTGGTGGAAGGGATTCGCGCCGGGGCTGTCGGCTATATGCTAAAAGATGCTGACTCTCAGGAAATGCTTGATCTGATTCGCAGAGCCCACCAGGGAGAAGCCCTCTTCCACACCGTGACAGCTGCAAAAGCCCTTGCCGAAGCTCTGCAAGGTCAACGTGAGACACCTGATTCGACGACCACCTCCCAATCAGTTTTGCTAGATGAACTTACGGATCGAGAGTTGGATGTACTCCAACAGATCGCAGATGGCTATCGAAATGATCAGATTGCGCAAAACTTGTTTATATCTGAAGGCACTGTAAAAACACACGTGCATCGGATCTTGCAAAAAATGGGTGTCGAGGATCGTACACAGGCAGTGGCAAAAGCACTGCGGCACAAAATCGTGAAATAAATCAGATAATTTCAGGCAGGAGGATTAAGTGGAATCAAGTTTCCATCCTCCTGCTTTATGCTGATAGAAAATCCTTCTGCCATCTGTGCGCTGGACATCGCTTCAAATACCGCAGCAGCCGCTTTCTTCGTATCGATCACCCGGCAAATCACTGCCAACGTCCTCTCACTGTCTTCCCCACCGTCGCTGTGCCCGTTCCCCGTCTTTCCCAAGCATTCGTCCAACAGCTGTTCGATCAAATAACGCATTTCAATCTCTGACTCACACAAATGGGGAAATCGAATGACCATCGGGT
This genomic stretch from Brevibacillus brevis harbors:
- a CDS encoding response regulator; the protein is MTGKQKEGAIRVVLVDDQTMIRQGLGYVIQMQSDMEVIGEASDGVEAVELIGDLAPDVVLMDVQMPNKSGIEATREIMLQHPRTKVLILTTFDNHNYVVEGIRAGAVGYMLKDADSQEMLDLIRRAHQGEALFHTVTAAKALAEALQGQRETPDSTTTSQSVLLDELTDRELDVLQQIADGYRNDQIAQNLFISEGTVKTHVHRILQKMGVEDRTQAVAKALRHKIVK